The genomic interval GAACGTGTGCGATCCTGGGGGTTGCCGCGAATGGGCTTGAGAATCCGATTCACCGGGATGAAATCACAGGTGGGTCGGCCGAAGTCCAGTTCATTCACAACGCGGTGATTCCGGTTCCGGTGGATGTATCTCTGGATGGTGCGCCGCTTGTTTCTGGATTGACCTTCCAGAATGCGACCGGGTACACGATGGTTAGTGCAGGATCGCATGAGGTCCGGTTCCAGCCGTTGGGTGTTCCTGCCGAGCAGGGAATTACTGTTGAACTGCCGACGTTACAGGCCGATAAGAGTTATGCGGTCATCGCTCATGGCACGCTTGTCAGTAATGCTGTGAAGACGATTGAAACCAGAAAGACATCCACTGCCAGCAATATGGTGGAGGCGATTCTGGTCCATGGCTCCGGGGATGCACCGGCGGTGAATGTCAATTTGCTGGATCCCTACAGCAATAACGACTTGGAGCGGATCGTCGCTAGGCAGCTTGCGTTTGACGGGACCACGAAGTATCTCCAGTTTGATCCAGACTTTGTCAATCTCCAAGTGACCGGAGCGGACAACATGGAGATTGCGGTGTTCCAGTTGGATCTGTCAGGACGCCAGGGCGAGGCTGTGATCTTGAACCTGTCGAATTTGGCGGCTGCACTGGAGGTCTACGGTGTAGATGTGAATGGCGATCGGGTTTCGAGCTTTGTCGTGACCGATGTCATCGACACGGAAGAACTTCCGACGGAGTTCACGCTGCACGGAAACTATCCGAACCCGTTCAATCCGTCGACCCGGATCCAGTTTGACCTGCCGGAGACGGCACAGGTGAGTCTGCAGATTGTGGACATGCTGGGTCGGGAAGTGATGACACTGCCGGCGAAGGAATTTGAAGCAGGAGCAAACCGGAGCATTGAGCTCAACGCGGTGAATCTTGCCTCAGGGACCTACCTGTACCGGATGATTGCAACTGGTGCAGAGAGCAGGTATGTGAAGACAGGTCGCATGACACTGGTGAAGTAAGGCAGACTGAGTAGCTTAGCTACTCGAGCTTCAACAAGGCGCCCCGGTACTGAAAAGTATCGGGGCGCTTTTGGTTTAGGGGAGTTTTCCGAGGGTATCACTGGGATTAATCTCTGTCAGTACAGCCCTTCGCGAGCTTTGGAAAAGGGCAGATTGTTCCGTATCATTTGGTCAGCCGGAAAGATCGGGTGGGAACAGAACAAATCACATTGTGTGTGCCTAATCTTCAGGGGCTTCCATTAATTAGATCTACGCCAGAAGCTCACGAGTCAGGAGATTTTAACCCCACCTTACATTTTTCTCAAACTGTAACAGAGAGTGCGCTTCTAAATGCCGCAGTTGCGTGTACCACAGGAAAACATCCATCTACACGCAAATGCTACTTCATCGAATACGATTCCTGTCCTCTGCAGTTGTGATCGGGTCTGTCATGGTCCTGCTTCCCGTCCTTGCCGATGCCAGCGGTGTCGGAGGTGTCAGGGTTGCAACCTCCACTGTATCCAAGATCGTTGGGTTGCTCACTGGTGACTTGGCCACGGCTGCGTTCCTCTTGATCATTGTTCTGGGCGGTCTCGCCTGGTGGGTAACCCGCTCCAGCCGTGCCGGCGAAATCCTCGGCCGGACCGTGATGGGGGCCGTAATCATCTTTGGAGCCGTCCAGATCAGTGAGTTCTTTTCCTTCCAGGGCGCTGTCATCTAATGGAGAACATCCGTGACGCATTAGAGACGGCCCCCGTGCATACATCCCTCCAGCGTCGCCCCACCATGGGTGGATTACCACAGGATGCATTCCTGTTATTGGCGCTGATCATGATCACGATGGGGATTGCTTCACGCCTGGACCCAAAAGTCCTGGCGGGATGCGGCTTGGCATATTTTGCCCTGCTGCCGCTGCTTCGGAGGGTATTCGAAAAAGACCCATTCTTCATGGTTGTGCTGCCGCGGGCTCTGAGATATACCCCACGCTATCTGAGGCAGGAAAAAGAGGTCACGCGTCACTGGCGTGATCGTTTAGCACGAACGCGTTGATGGATCCACTGACATTTGGAATCGGCACAGCCACGGGTGCCGGGACAATTTGGGCGATCAATCGGCTACAGCACCTGAAAAGACCAGCCGAGGGACTTGGGGACCTTTTGGGCTGGGCATTCCTGATCGACGAAGGGGTCATCCTAATGAAAGACGGATCGTTTGTGAGCGGATTTGAACTTGATCCTCCCGATCTGGAAACGACCAGTGCAGCAGAAGCAAACAGCGTAACTGATACCGTTCATGATATGCTGATGCTGCCGGGAGAAGGATATGGGATTGAAGTCAATGTGCATCGTAGACATAGTACCGAGTATCCGATCCGGGGGAATCATGACTTCCCCACCGCCTCCCTGCAAGCCATGGAGAATGAAAGGCAAAGGCAATATCAGGAGACCGGAAGTCACTATAGCCTCAGGCGTACCGTCCTTTTTACCTACACCCCACCCCGCGAGCTTTGGTCACGATGGGAAATCCCTATGATTCAAGGAGCTCAAAAGGAATTTGACTATGCACAGACCCTGTCTGGATTCAACCGCACCTTAAGTGAAGTTCGGGCACTGCTGGCCGGGCGGTTTCAAGTGACTCAACTAAGCAGCAGTACCCTCTTAACCGAATGTCACTGTGCACTCACCGGTCAGAATGAGCAAGTGGCCTCTCTTCCGAACAGTTATCTCAGTCACACGCTTGCCTCTGATGATTTTCAGACGGGATTTTACCCGGTAATCGGAGGGCAGCATCTTTTTGTGGTTACGATTGCCTCACTCGGAATTCAGACTCAGGTCGGGGACGGGGCATTCTTTCATCATACTGAGGGCGAGGGTCGCTGGCACATGCGATTCATCGGCATAGATCGGCATACAGCCGGGCGTCGCATCAAGCGACTGCAAACCAGCTGGTTCCATCAACGACGGGGATTGCGAAAACTGATCGCGCCCGAGGAAGATGGGTTTGAAGATCAGGATGCCGTGGCCATGCAACACGAAACTGCCTCCGCATATGCAGAATCTGCCAGTGGCCGTGTCCGGTTTGGATACTTCACGAACACCTTCATCCTGCGTGACCCGCAGATGCAACGTGGCCTGACACGCAGTCAGACGCTTTTACAGGCTTTACGGGACCAGGGATATACGTGCGCTTTGGAATCAATCAACGCAACTGATGCCTTCATTGGATCGCTTCCCGGCCATGGTTATGCCAATCTCCGTCGTCCCCTTTTATCCAGTCGCAATATTGCACATTTATTCCCGGTCTCCGCACCGTGGAAAGGAAGTTCAACCTGCCCCAATCCCATGTTCCCGGATGGTAGCCCAGCACTGGCCTGTGCGCGAACGCCGGGCAGCATACCATTTATGGTGAATCTGTACCAAGGAGATGTAGGGCACACGCTCGTCATTGGAGCAACTGGTGCTGGCAAGAGTGTGCTCGTTGGATGGCTGGCACTCAATTTTTTACGTTATCCAAAGAGCAGTGTCCATGTCTTTGATATAGGACGATCTCATCAGATCCCCTGCATGGCTGCAGATGGGACTCACTTTTCATTTGGAACTACAAATCCATTGCAGCCCCTTCGCCATATTCACGAAGAAGGCGAGAGGTTATGGGCATTAACCTGGCTGGAGACAATCTATGACCTTGCAAACGAGTTGCCAAATGCAGATGGGCGCTTAGCACTTGCAGATACACTCAATCTCCTTTGTCAATCGCCACCAGAACATCGAACCCTGTCCGCATTTCATCTTCTGTCGCCGCAGCCGTTGCAAAGCACGATAGTGCGGTATACTGCAGACAGACCCTATGGTCGACTCTTTGATGGGGATAAAGGAGCGGAAGCGTCCGCACGTATGCAGGTCTATGAACTGGGTCCAGTACTGGACCAGGGGGATGCCGTTGTGGTTCCCCTGCTTCTGGCACTGTTTCGATCCATTGAGCGCACATTGGACGGGTCCCCAACACTGATTGTGATTGAGGAGGCCTGGGCAGCTCTTTTACGGTCCCGTTTTGCAGAGCGAATCAAGGCCTGGCTTCTGACACTCAGAAAACATAACGCAGCCGTCCTTCTGGTCGCCCATTCACCGTCTCAGATTGCTGCCCTCCCGAATGCAGCCCTGATTACGGAGTCATGCCCAACTAAAATTATTCTCCCCAACCCAGAGGCACGGACCGGAGAAGGGGCAGCTATGTACCGGGCATTGGATCTAAGCCCACGTGCAATCCACATGGTTTCCTCCGCAAAACCAAAGCGAGAGTATTTCTATAAGAGTCCAGCGGGAAGCCGGCTCTTTGAACTGAATCTTGGGGCGATCGCACGCACATTGCTGATGCCGCTACCCGGCATGAGCGCGGAAGACTCCCGTGCCCACATTCAGGAAGCCATTCACGATCACGGACACGATTTCTTTCACCATATCAAGTACTCATGAAACGCTTACTGTTATTGATCCTGCTGATTGGGAATGCGACCGGAAGCCGGGCGCAACTCCCTGTCGTTGATGTAGCCGTCCTAGCAGAAACCATCGCAACCGTTGCCGAGCTTCGCCAACAGGTAGACTTGCTCTTAAAAGAGGTCGCACTGTCCACAGAAATCAAACAGAACACCAAAGTACACTTGCACAGGTACGAGCGCGCTCTGTCGAAACGCGGCCTCATTCCGATGGAGGGACTCGGGACGTATGTTCGGAAGATCCGACAGGCACATGAGACGGCTCATGGCATGACCTGGGAGAACCCGGAAAAATTTCGGAGGACCTTTCTGATGTATCAGAATCCGCCGGATCCGTTGGCAGCCCAAAAGGCTGCGCATGAGCAAACGATGTCGACACTCCATGGGACGCTAGCATCTCTACAGGTTCATAATCACTCTGTCGATCAAGCACACGAAGAGCTGGAGCGCCTGAAACAGGAAATCATTCATGCCAAGGAGCCCCAAGAGATGCGTGATGTACAGGCAAACCTTCAGGTTGTACATGCCCGCGAACTATTGCTCACCCGACAGGCATTTATGACACTGGTGAATCTGGAGGCGGTCCGCGCTGCTGAAGCGGTCAGTCAAAAAGCACAGGAACGCATGCGCTATGATGCGTTCGTGGGAAGTGCTGAATGGTTGGGAGATCCTACCCGTTATGATGTGAAGCGCTTCTTGAAAATGCCCGAAACTCCATAACAGGCACCGAAATACCCCAGTACGGGCCCCCTACCCCAGTGATCCAACTGCATGCAAGCACAACAAGCCATACAGAACTGTGCACCCACGATGTTTTTCGATTGTGCACAGGAAGTTTTTCGACTGACCACAGAGGCTTGGCTGACCCGTGCGCTGGATGCAGCACAGACACTCTTTCTCAGTTTGGCACTCCTGGAGATTGTGGTAACCGGCTATATGGTTTGGGCCGGGCGTGGAAAACAGGGGGGAGATCTCATCAGCCAGTTTGCGCTCAAGATTGGCCTATTGGCCTTCGTACTCGGGCTCTTATCCACCTACCACAGATGGTTGCCCATGATCGCACAGGGGTTCGGGGAAACCGCAGTCTATATCGGTGGCAGCGATGTCTCGCACCTATCCCCTACCCATCTCTTAAATGTTGGACTAAGCATGTTGCTCAGTGTTATGCAATCCGTAGGGTTGACCTCTGATCTTGTGACCTCTCTGGCCGTGATTCCGGCACTTATCATGCTGCTGTGCTTTGTTGCACTTGCAGCACATCTACTTGTGACGATGATTGAGAGCTATGTGGTTGTCACGGGTGGACTCTTCTTTGTCGGTTTTATGGCATTTCGCGGAACGGCTCCTCTCGGCGAAGGATACCTGAAGTATGTGGTCTATATCGGAGTCAAGCTGTTTTTCATTATCCTAATCGCGGGGATTGCCGCCTCAATCGGGGATGATATGGTGGCACTCCTGCAGTCATATGATAATCTGTGGCTGACGGCTTTCGAGCAGCTGTTCTCCCAAAATCCTGGCGGTGTTGTGGGCGCGGTGTCTTCCCGGCTGGGGTTTCTATGGTCTATGACGGCAGTGGCTATCTTGTTGGCTGGCTTGGGGCTTCATATGCCTGGACGGATTGCAACACAGTTGAGTAATGGCCTGACGATCAATTTCAAGCGTGCACTGGGGAACCTGTAATCATGGTGAAGGAAGGCCACCCGTATCTGGAGGGGAGATATGCATTCGAGCGGCTCTTTGGCGATCTCGCCCGAGGCAGACGCTCCTGGCAGTCCGTAGCCTTTCTTGCACTGCTGCTGAATCTCGTACTCACTGCGGGATATATCCATTTGGCTTCACAGCAGAAGGTGGTCCCGTATGTGGTGGAACTGGATGCTCTGGGTGAGATGCGCGCAGTGGGCGAACTATCGGTGCGCGATGTGCCAGAGCGAGCAATCACCTCCACGCTGCGCAGATTTGTACATAACCTGCGAACGGTTCCTACCGATGCCCGTCTGTTGAATGTACGCCTACAGGATGCACGTACGCATGTGCATGGCCGCGCTGCAAAGACACTGGTAACGGACCTAGATCGTGATCGGGAAAACCTGGAACGTATGCTTGAGCGTGGGGACACCCGTTATGTGACCGAAATCACCAGCGTCCTAAAGGTACCCGGCGAAGGGATCTTGTACCGGGTATCCTGGCGAGAACTCCTCCGGGTTGGGCATGAGGAGCGCGTATCGGCATACGAAGGGCATTTTCAGGTTCGAGTTAAATCTCCAGAAGATGAAGAAACGCTGGACAATAATCCACTTGGCATCTACATCATGGACTACGCACTGACAGAAGTGAGCACGCTCTAGTTGAGACAAGCTGAGGGCGGTAGGCTTTTGCAAGATAGCGAAAGTGACCTACAAGATGTGTCTTCCATCAACTCCCCCCTCTCCGTCTGCTTTGTTCAAAGAGTAACATTTTAATGGCTTGGTTTGCCATCCTTGTGCGTACGTACAAGAAACTATCCAACCCCCGGTCGTGGACAAAAAAGAGCCAGCAATTAAGGTTACTGTTAGTACTCGTCTAACACTACAACAGAGGCAGGTGCTAGAGCGCCGGGCACAAAGTATGGGTATGAATTTATCGGCTTTCTTACGGGGTTTCATTACGAACTCCAAACGAACTGTCGAAGAGATCCTGGCCCGCGAATGGGTATCGGTTGCACTCCAGCTTCGAAAATTGCAATCCGGTGATAGTGACGACACAGAATTCCAAAGGATTCTGGAACAGCTGAAACAACTCATTCAGCGTACAACTTCGGGGCGGGACACAGATTAGGATATTTCGATGATTTGTGCGAGTCGACTATCACAAAACTTTCATGCGGTTGCCCGCTATCTGGAGTCACCTAAATCCCATCGCGAGGATCGTGTCCGGGTTGCATGGATTGAAGGGCGTAATGTGATCTCTGATGAAAATCTTCAGGCCGCCGCCCGAGAAATGAATCTGATTGCAACAGCAGACCCCCGTGTCAGACGCCCGGTTCTGCACATGTCCATCTCCTGGGCACCGGATGATGATCCGACCAGAAGTCAAATGGCGGAAGTGTCCGACCGGGTACTTGCAAAGCTCAACCTTCAGGAGCATCAGGCTATGCTTGTTGCGCATGGGGATGAACACTATGCGCATGTGCATGCGATAGCGAATCGTGTTCACCCAATCACTCGGCGGACTCGCACGTTGGGTTTCTTTTACAGGGACATAGAGGAAACACTGCGAAAAGTGGAGCGAGAAATGAACTTCCGCGAAACTCCAGGGCATCGTTATCAACTTCCAGGACAAGTTCCCCCGGATCGGCGTGAATCGCTTTCCAAACATGCTCACAAAGCGACCCAGTCAAGAGGAGAGGTGCCGTTTCAGGTGCTCGTGCGTGATGCTGCAGAGACAGACTTTGATGCAGCGAGCAGTTGGGAGAATTTACACGCACGGCTTGATCAACACGGACTCCGGCTATTACCCAGAGGAAGCGGCCTGGTGGTAACCGATGGTCATGAATACGCAAAATGCAGCAGCGTTGCCAAGAACGCCTCTCTACGTAAACTGGAAGCACGCTTTGGTGAATCCTGGCGCAGCGCCGAGGATATCTCGCTAGGTCAACAGGTCCAGAAACTCAAGCGAGTGAAGATTACGGACCTAACCGCAATCGGTAGACAATCTATCGCCCGTGAATTCATACAGTTGGACAAGAAAGCACCTGGACTCAAGGCCAAACTAGGCCAAGCAATCTACCAGTCATTGAAAGTGCTGGCAAATGACGAAAGACAACGAGGGGATCTTGGACTCTAAACCCCGTAGTCTCCGAGACCGAGCACAGAAAGTCTCAACGGATCATATCCGCAAGGAGTTGGCACCGG from Rhodothermaceae bacterium carries:
- a CDS encoding DUF4397 domain-containing protein, translating into TCAILGVAANGLENPIHRDEITGGSAEVQFIHNAVIPVPVDVSLDGAPLVSGLTFQNATGYTMVSAGSHEVRFQPLGVPAEQGITVELPTLQADKSYAVIAHGTLVSNAVKTIETRKTSTASNMVEAILVHGSGDAPAVNVNLLDPYSNNDLERIVARQLAFDGTTKYLQFDPDFVNLQVTGADNMEIAVFQLDLSGRQGEAVILNLSNLAAALEVYGVDVNGDRVSSFVVTDVIDTEELPTEFTLHGNYPNPFNPSTRIQFDLPETAQVSLQIVDMLGREVMTLPAKEFEAGANRSIELNAVNLASGTYLYRMIATGAESRYVKTGRMTLVK
- a CDS encoding type IV secretion system protein, giving the protein MVKEGHPYLEGRYAFERLFGDLARGRRSWQSVAFLALLLNLVLTAGYIHLASQQKVVPYVVELDALGEMRAVGELSVRDVPERAITSTLRRFVHNLRTVPTDARLLNVRLQDARTHVHGRAAKTLVTDLDRDRENLERMLERGDTRYVTEITSVLKVPGEGILYRVSWRELLRVGHEERVSAYEGHFQVRVKSPEDEETLDNNPLGIYIMDYALTEVSTL
- a CDS encoding relaxase/mobilization nuclease domain-containing protein, which produces MICASRLSQNFHAVARYLESPKSHREDRVRVAWIEGRNVISDENLQAAAREMNLIATADPRVRRPVLHMSISWAPDDDPTRSQMAEVSDRVLAKLNLQEHQAMLVAHGDEHYAHVHAIANRVHPITRRTRTLGFFYRDIEETLRKVEREMNFRETPGHRYQLPGQVPPDRRESLSKHAHKATQSRGEVPFQVLVRDAAETDFDAASSWENLHARLDQHGLRLLPRGSGLVVTDGHEYAKCSSVAKNASLRKLEARFGESWRSAEDISLGQQVQKLKRVKITDLTAIGRQSIAREFIQLDKKAPGLKAKLGQAIYQSLKVLANDERQRGDLGL